Genomic window (Streptosporangium brasiliense):
CTGCGGTCGAGGCTGCCCTTCGGGCGCTGGTACTCGTCGACCAGGATCACGCTGGTGATGGAGGGCTCGCCGCCGAAGGCCCGGACCACCTCCTCGGCGGTGGCCTCGTGGGGGAGGGTCACCGCGGGCAGGAGGAACTCCTGGACCCGGGGGCCGAGCAGGGCCCGCTCCGGCTCGCGGGTGAGGACCGGCAGCGGCACGTGGACCCGGCCGGAGGGGCCCGGGACCAGCAGCGGGCCCTGCGCCAGCCGTACCCCCCAGCCGCGGACCGTGGCGAGCTGCGCCTCCTCGGCCACGCCCGGGGCCAGCACGTGGGCGCCCACCTGCCGGGCGAGCCCGGCCAGGGCCTCGGCCAGCGCCGTGCGGCGCGGATCGCCGGGGACGCGCGCGATGAGCTCGGGGGAGAGCACCGCCAGGTACGGCATGGCGTCGGTGAGCAGGTCCATCGGGATGTGACCGGCTCCCAGGTCGCCCACCGCGATCAGGTAGCCGATGGCGCGGAGCCCGTCCAGCCCGGTGATCAGGGCCCGGCGCTCGGTCTCGGAGAAGCCGCCCCGGAGCATGAGGATCACTTCGCGGGGGCGCCGGCCGGACACGCGCAGCGCCTCGTG
Coding sequences:
- a CDS encoding EAL domain-containing protein yields the protein MASRTHLLTASAAATVDITPIVDLDTGGVIALQAVGDHHGSVASLAGTLLGAARSELLLPLVLGLPAEAVIGGSAALAPLHEALRVSGRRPREVILMLRGGFSETERRALITGLDGLRAIGYLIAVGDLGAGHIPMDLLTDAMPYLAVLSPELIARVPGDPRRTALAEALAGLARQVGAHVLAPGVAEEAQLATVRGWGVRLAQGPLLVPGPSGRVHVPLPVLTREPERALLGPRVQEFLLPAVTLPHEATAEEVVRAFGGEPSITSVILVDEYQRPKGSLDRSRFLLSIASRFGHALHGKKPAGRLADSVRAVPKTTPAVAAMQVAGRDAERVYDDLVVVDEVGRCMGIVRVADLIRQMAMER